The Aeromonas jandaei genomic interval ATTACGTTGGCACCTCCAGCCGGTAGCCGATGCCGCGCACCGTCTCGATGGTCAGTCCGGGCAGCTTCTGGCGCAGTTGCAGAATATGGGTATCAACCGTGCGGGTGGAGGGAAACGCCTGATAGCCCCACACCCGGTTGAGGATCTCCTCCCGGCTCAGCACCCGCCCCGCCATCCGCACCAGCAGGGTGAGCAGGGCAAACTCGGTGGGGGTAAAGCTCACCTCCGCATCCTGCCAGCTCGCCTGCATCCGGGCGGGATGAAGCTGCAAGCCGCCTACCGCCTGAGTGCCATCCCCCAGCTGACGCAGCTGGGCCCGGATCCGCGCCAGCAGCTCGTCATGGGAGAAGGGCTTGGTCAGG includes:
- a CDS encoding response regulator transcription factor, with protein sequence MKTILLVEDEALLAENLQRYLTREGYRCLWCDTLAAVEQQWLAADLVLLDRTMPEGDALDRLPLWLARKALPVIVLTARVEVSDRVAGLDAGARDYLTKPFSHDELLARIRAQLRQLGDGTQAVGGLQLHPARMQASWQDAEVSFTPTEFALLTLLVRMAGRVLSREEILNRVWGYQAFPSTRTVDTHILQLRQKLPGLTIETVRGIGYRLEVPT